A region from the Halobacillus mangrovi genome encodes:
- the trxA gene encoding thioredoxin: MAIVKATDQNFTEETNEGLVLADFWAPWCGPCKMIAPVLEELDDEMSDQVKIVKLDVDENQETAGKFGVMSIPTLLLFKDGKVVDQVIGFQPKEALAELITKHS, from the coding sequence ATGGCAATTGTAAAAGCTACTGATCAAAACTTTACAGAAGAAACAAATGAAGGTTTAGTACTGGCGGATTTCTGGGCGCCTTGGTGCGGACCTTGTAAAATGATCGCTCCGGTTCTTGAGGAACTTGACGATGAAATGAGCGACCAAGTGAAAATCGTTAAACTTGATGTAGACGAAAACCAAGAAACAGCTGGAAAGTTCGGAGTTATGAGTATTCCAACGCTTCTTCTTTTCAAAGACGGTAAAGTCGTTGATCAAGTGATCGGTTTCCAACCTAAAGAAGCGCTAGCTGAATTGATTACAAAACATTCCTAA
- the uvrC gene encoding excinuclease ABC subunit UvrC has protein sequence MNSKIKEKLAVLPDQPGCYLMKDKNGTIIYVGKSKVLKNRVRSYFTGAHDGKTQRLVREIVDFEYIVTTSEIEALILEMNLIKKYDPKYNVLLKDDKTYPYLKVTAERHPRLIVTRNVKKDKGKYFGPYPNVIAARETKKLLDRLYPLRKCNTMPDRVCLYYHMHQCLGPCEFPVSKETNQEIVQNITSFLSGGHAAIKKDLKNRMYEASEELDFERAKELRDQIEHIESVMEQQKMTMNDQMDRDVFGYSYNKGWMCVQVFFVRRGKLIERDVALFPFFDDPEETFISYIGRFYLHQNHPYPKQVLVPVATNVEVLEGALDTKVHIPMRGRKKELVELAMKNAEIALEEKFALIERDEERTIKAVELLGEHLNIETPHRIEAFDNSNIQGADPVSAMVVFIDGKPNKKQYRKYKIRDVEGPDDYETMREVIRRRYKRVLKEELPLPDLIVIDGGKGQMSAALDVLENELGLDIPLCGLAKDDKHKTSELLYGDPPIPMDLNRKSQEFYLVQRIQDEVHRFAISFHRQLRGKGAIQSELDKIPGVGQKRRRLLLRHFKSVPEIKSAELQEITKLGIPEPVANTILIHLNQEEEEEPAEE, from the coding sequence ATGAATTCTAAAATTAAAGAGAAGTTAGCTGTTTTACCGGACCAGCCTGGCTGTTATTTAATGAAAGATAAAAATGGTACGATCATTTATGTTGGGAAGTCGAAAGTTCTAAAAAATCGTGTTCGCTCTTACTTTACAGGAGCCCATGATGGAAAAACCCAGCGCCTCGTAAGAGAGATCGTCGATTTCGAATATATTGTAACGACTTCTGAGATTGAAGCCCTTATCCTGGAAATGAATCTGATAAAAAAATACGACCCTAAATATAATGTACTGCTTAAGGATGACAAAACGTATCCATACCTTAAAGTCACAGCCGAGCGTCATCCTCGGTTAATTGTTACTAGGAATGTAAAAAAAGACAAAGGAAAGTACTTTGGACCTTACCCAAACGTTATTGCAGCAAGAGAAACAAAAAAATTATTGGACCGGTTATATCCATTACGTAAATGTAATACGATGCCGGATCGAGTTTGCTTGTACTATCATATGCATCAGTGTTTAGGACCTTGTGAGTTTCCTGTGTCTAAAGAGACGAATCAGGAAATCGTACAAAATATAACCTCCTTTTTAAGTGGCGGACATGCTGCGATTAAAAAAGATCTTAAAAATCGAATGTATGAAGCTTCTGAAGAGTTGGATTTCGAACGGGCAAAAGAGCTGCGTGATCAGATCGAGCACATCGAGTCAGTGATGGAGCAGCAGAAGATGACAATGAACGATCAAATGGATCGTGATGTTTTCGGCTATTCTTACAATAAAGGATGGATGTGTGTCCAAGTCTTTTTCGTAAGGCGTGGCAAACTGATTGAACGAGACGTAGCCTTATTTCCATTTTTCGATGATCCAGAGGAAACCTTCATCAGCTATATTGGACGTTTTTATCTTCATCAAAATCATCCTTATCCGAAGCAAGTGCTTGTTCCAGTGGCTACGAATGTAGAAGTGTTAGAAGGTGCATTAGATACAAAAGTTCATATTCCGATGCGCGGGCGCAAGAAAGAACTTGTTGAACTTGCTATGAAAAATGCAGAAATAGCACTTGAAGAGAAGTTCGCCTTGATTGAGCGAGATGAAGAACGGACAATTAAAGCCGTCGAGTTACTCGGGGAGCATTTGAATATTGAAACGCCTCACCGAATTGAAGCATTTGATAACTCTAACATCCAGGGAGCTGACCCGGTATCTGCGATGGTTGTTTTTATTGACGGTAAACCAAATAAAAAACAGTACCGAAAATATAAAATCCGTGATGTTGAAGGACCGGATGATTACGAAACAATGAGAGAGGTTATTCGAAGAAGGTACAAACGAGTGCTGAAGGAAGAACTGCCGCTTCCAGATTTGATTGTCATCGATGGAGGAAAAGGGCAGATGTCAGCTGCTTTAGATGTGCTTGAAAATGAGCTTGGTTTAGATATACCTCTCTGCGGCCTGGCTAAAGATGATAAACACAAGACGAGTGAGTTGCTTTATGGAGATCCGCCTATACCGATGGATCTAAACCGCAAATCACAAGAATTTTATCTCGTACAGCGCATTCAGGACGAAGTCCACCGGTTTGCGATTTCCTTCCACAGACAGCTTCGTGGAAAAGGAGCCATTCAATCTGAGCTCGATAAAATTCCAGGAGTAGGACAGAAACGTCGACGTTTATTGCTGCGTCATTTTAAGTCCGTTCCTGAGATAAAAAGTGCTGAGCTTCAGGAGATAACGAAACTTGGAATTCCTGAACCTGTTGCTAATACGATATTGATTCATTTGAATCAGGAGGAAGAAGAAGAACCAGCTGAAGAATAA
- a CDS encoding YslB family protein, with protein MSVMQQSTKLNTNNISSLVGTGAGFDLMRYYTLPDFLGKDAPYMLYYMGKNIARQTDIYDFDDLYEFFQYMGWGELSLVKEKKKELIFHLTGHIIEKRLNQKLFTVDFRLECGFLAETLQKLTENTYECFEEINEKENYIELKAMKG; from the coding sequence ATGAGCGTTATGCAACAATCTACTAAGTTAAACACCAATAACATCTCTTCATTGGTAGGGACCGGGGCAGGGTTTGACCTCATGCGCTACTATACTTTACCCGACTTTCTTGGTAAGGATGCTCCCTATATGCTTTACTATATGGGGAAAAACATAGCACGCCAAACGGACATCTATGACTTTGATGATCTTTATGAATTCTTTCAATACATGGGGTGGGGAGAACTATCCCTCGTTAAGGAGAAGAAAAAAGAATTGATTTTCCACCTTACCGGACATATCATTGAAAAGCGCCTGAACCAAAAACTCTTTACCGTAGATTTTCGATTGGAATGTGGCTTTTTAGCTGAAACCTTACAAAAGCTAACCGAAAATACTTATGAATGCTTTGAAGAGATCAACGAAAAAGAAAATTACATAGAACTGAAAGCGATGAAAGGATAA